A genomic window from Archocentrus centrarchus isolate MPI-CPG fArcCen1 chromosome 2, fArcCen1, whole genome shotgun sequence includes:
- the r3hdm1 gene encoding R3H domain-containing protein 1 isoform X3: MRMSDTVDTETMKVSETADPVSSAKDTKSEVSDQSQSSRDEHGGNNKKDIQDGFLLQPFEKEERAAQVQAEKDESCDKVDKPEKTQKKMLSRDSSQDYTDSTGIDLHEFLVNKLKGNPRDRIMLLKLEQDILDFISNNESQKRKFPPMTPYHRMLLHRVAAYFGMDHNVDPSGKSVVINKTTNTRIPDQKFSEHIKDDRADDFQKRYILKRDNSSFDREDSTIRMRLKADKRSKSMEEREEEYQRARERIFAHDGDHFILDRTAQDEDACMSTQQRRQMFRLQAGQSGASRQSSSETEALPRHGEPRPWSSTDSSDSSNRLAPRPSITKASSFSGISPVLVRGDSTASSKSTGRLSKTGSESCSSVGSSSSSLSRPQLPLSVSTSSRSSVPSAPLIHPAADTRGPGHSEMIKSIPSQPPPATDATNYYLLPLEASGIPPGSVLVNPHTGKPFIHPDGSTVVYSPASIAPAAGRIQQQGKNPQQPIPATAQQQPTNHLHSQPICPPFQPPSEPVHNPTVSYPLPPPPPLPPQFLPVCPNQQYTVPDSLNAQFSHMTLAQQPANDGGPSAPDGRHYPSVYHHHHHPSAVVLQGAPPQQVASYIVTGPSGGHPGLLQGQPIPLPTPTQNHTYPSSTLGPAAFPGPTLNQPLLQQHAYIQQPVQQMSSCYCSSAHHPHCSSTQQQHYRPPVSALPYNCPQSQNLPQQQVHQAVMPNPASSYQTVVGVQPTPNLALSGNQQSNMGNQMQGMMVQYPPMQSYQQVSVPQQTYQQPVFVSCQPGQGAVAVAGMQPCYSLLPPNQHTTMSSTVSFLPTPMMEQLQFPQTSSPCVSQQHPGQQYAGLLPPAPSSGMVMLQMTAAPCQQPRAPSPCQRKPLSHKHLGPEQQRNRRPAELPAPPDNTQSSLPSSPALTPSPGQPPSVKGLPSGISHIPVMAHHPQLPTAFCHSGQGEAHYSLLGQPLQYKPSIRPPLIHTAHMVAKHQGPLGVWRGGHGRKAGRKPVSSDLSVGEAVSSQIRDVTHPPEGISCTDSHHLLAEMCKGGESIRRLSDQQPRLCNSTRGAPGGDLASSRPIFAMLPSRHTTPSAAFRPAGPQATFKLRTSTGHKGEPCDSDRTGA; this comes from the exons ATGAGAATGTCTGATACCGTCGACACTGAAACAATGAAGGTTTCCGAGACCGCCGACCCAGTGTCGTCTGCAAAAGACACCAAGTCTGAGGTCTCTGACCAGAGCcagagcagcagagatgaaCACGGCGGCAACAATAAAAAAGACATACAG GACGGATTCCTTCTCCAGCCTTTTGAAAAGGAAGAACGAGCTGCGCAAGTCCAAGCTGAGAAAGATGAAAGCTGCGACAAAGTGGACAAACCAGAGAAAACgcagaaaaaaatgctgtcGAGAG ATTCCAGTCAAGACTATACAGATTCAACTGGCATAGATCTCCATGAGTTCCTGGTCAACAAACTGAAGGGCAACCCCAG GGATCGAATCATGCTGCTGAAGTTGGAACAGGACATCTTGGATTTCATCAGCAATAATGA AAGCCAAAAGAGAAAGTTCCCACCCATGACGCCCTACCACAGGATGCTGTTACACCGAGTGGCTGCCTACTTTGGCATGGACCACAATGTGGACCCCAGTGGGAAGTCAGTGGTGATCAACAAAACCACCAACACTAGAAT ACCCGATCAGAAATTCTCCGAGCACATCAAGGATGACAGGGCGGACGATTTTCAGAAACGCTACATTCTCAAACGAGACAACTCCAGCTTTGATCGTGAAGACAGCACg ATTCGAATGCGTTTGAAAGCTGACAAGAGGAGCAAATCgatggaggagagggaggaggagtaCCAGCGAGCCAGAGAAAGGATATTTGCACATGAT GGAGATCACTTCATACTGGATAGAAC TGCTCAGGATGAAGACGCATGCATGAGCACCCAACAGAGGCGGCAAATGTTCAG GTTACAGGCCGGCCAGTCTGGTGCCAGCCGGCAGAGCAGCTCGGAGACTGAAGCGCTGCCACGGCACGGCGAGCCCCGGCCTTGGAGCAGCACCGACAGCTCGGACAGCTCCAACCGACTTGCCCCGCGGCCCTCCATCACCAAGGCCAGCAGCTTCAGCGGCATTTCCCCCGTCCTCGTCAGAGGAGACAGCACAGCCAGCAGCAAGAGCACCGGGAGGCTCTCGAAAACAG gttcaGAGTCGTGCAGTAGCGTCGGCTCCTCGTCCAGTTCGCTATCCCGTCCCCAGCTCCCTCTCTCAGTTTCAACCTCCTCCCGCTCCAGCGTCCCCAGCGCACCTTTAATTCACCCCGCTGCTGACACCAGAGGGCCCGGACACTCTGAGATGATCAAGAGCATCCCGTCCCAGCCGCCACCAGCTACAGACGCAACAAACTATTACCTGTTGCCGCTAGAAGCCTCAGGGATACCACCTGGCAGCGTTCTGGTCAACCCACACACAG GCAAGCCTTTCATCCATCCCGATGGCAGCACTGTAGTTTATAGCCCAGCCAGCATCGCCCCAGCTGCTGGCAGGATCcagcagcaggggaaaaacCCACAGCAGCCAATTCCTGCCACAGCACAGCAACAGCCAACCAATCACCTTCACTCCCAG CCGATCTGTCCTCCTTTCCAGCCGCCCTCTGAGCCTGTCCACAACCCAACGGTCTcttatcctcttcctcctcctcctcctcttcctcctcagttCCTGCCCGTCTGTCCTAACCAACAATACACTGTG CCTGACTCTCTCAATGCCCAGTTCAGTCACATGACTCTGGCGCAGCAGCCAGCCAATGATGGCGGCCCTTCAGCTCCTGATGGTCGCCACTATCCCTCTgtataccaccaccaccaccacccctctGCTGTGGTGCTGCagggagctcctccacagcaggTTGCTAGCTACATAGTGACAGGGCCATCAGGAGGACACCCGGGGCTGCTGCAGGGTCAGCCCATCCCACTCCCAACCCCGACCCAAAATCACACATATCCCAGCTCCACCCTGGGTCCTGCTGCTTTTCCCGGACCCACCCTGAACCAGCCACTCCTGCAGCAGCACGCCTACATCCAGCAGCCTGTCCAGCAG ATGTCCTCCTGTTACTGCTCTTCAGCCCACCACCCACACTGCTCCAGCACGCAGCAGCAGCACTACCGTCCGCCTGTCAGCGCGCTGCCCTATAACTGCCCACAGAGCCAAAACCTGCCCCAGCAACAAG TGCACCAAGCCGTGATGCCAAACCCAGCGTCCAGCTACCAGACAGTAGTGGGCGTGCAGCCAACACCCAACCTCGCTCTCTCTGGCAACCAGCAAAGCAATATGGGCAACCAGATGCAAGGCATGATGGTCCAGTACCCTCCAATGCAGTCTTATCAG CAGGTTTCTGTTCCACAGCAGACGTAccagcagccagtgtttgtgTCCTGCCAGCCGGGACAGGGAGCAGTGGCTGTAGCTGGCATGCAGCCCTGCTACAGCCTGCTGCCCCCGAACCAGCACACCACCATGAG TTCGACAGTGAGTTTCCTGCCCACCCCGATGATGGAGCagctccagtttcctcagaccTCGTCCCCCTGCGTCTCCCAGCAGCACCCGGGCCAGCAGTACGCAG GGCTGTTACCCCCGGCCCCCAGCAGCGGCATGGTGATGCTGCAAATGACAGCGGCCCCCTGCCAGCAGCCCCGGGCCCCCTCCCCCTGCCAGAGGAAACCGCTCAGCCACAAACACTTGGGCCCCGAGCAACAACGCAACCGCAGGCCCGCCGAGCTCCCCGCGCCTCCGGACAACACCCAG AGCAGCCTGCCCTCGTCTCCGGCACTCACGCCTTCGCCAGGCCAGCCGCCCAGCGTCAAGGGCCTCCCATCAGGCATCTCACACATCCCTGTCatggcccaccacccgcagctCCCTACAGCTTTCTGCCACAGTGGACAAG GTGAAGCGCACTACTCTTTACTGGGCCAACCTTTGCAGTACAAACCCTCCATCAGACCTCCATTGATCCACACTGCACACATGGTGGCCAAACATCAG GGTCCTCTGGGGGTTTGGCGTGGCGGTCACGGGAGGAAGGCCGGCAGAAAACCTGTCTCTTCAGATCTCAGTGTAGGTGAAGCAG tgagcAGTCAGATCCGAGACGTGACACATCCTCCGGAGGGGATCAGCTGTACAGACTCCCACCACCTCCTGGCAGAGATGTGCAAAGGGGGCGAATCGATCCGCCGGCTGTCGGACCAGCAGCCGCGGTTGTGCAACTCAACCCGAGGCGCTCCCGGCGGAGACCTGGCCTCATCACGCCCTATCTTTGCCATGCTCCCCTCCAGACACACCACCCCGAGCGCCGCGTTCCGCCCCGCAGGCCCCCAGGCCACCTTTAAACTCAGAACCAGCACCGGACACAAAGGGGAGCCGTGCGACTCAGACAGGACTGGCGCGTAG
- the r3hdm1 gene encoding R3H domain-containing protein 1 isoform X2, with protein sequence MRMSDTVDTETMKVSETADPVSSAKDTKSEVSDQSQSSRDEHGGNNKKDIQPVKYSKSNTRLKLVRSLAVCEESFPCPIPEPSAAPQDGFLLQPFEKEERAAQVQAEKDESCDKVDKPEKTQKKMLSRDSSQDYTDSTGIDLHEFLVNKLKGNPRDRIMLLKLEQDILDFISNNESQKRKFPPMTPYHRMLLHRVAAYFGMDHNVDPSGKSVVINKTTNTRIPDQKFSEHIKDDRADDFQKRYILKRDNSSFDREDSTIRMRLKADKRSKSMEEREEEYQRARERIFAHDGDHFILDRTAQDEDACMSTQQRRQMFRLQAGQSGASRQSSSETEALPRHGEPRPWSSTDSSDSSNRLAPRPSITKASSFSGISPVLVRGDSTASSKSTGRLSKTGSESCSSVGSSSSSLSRPQLPLSVSTSSRSSVPSAPLIHPAADTRGPGHSEMIKSIPSQPPPATDATNYYLLPLEASGIPPGSVLVNPHTGKPFIHPDGSTVVYSPASIAPAAGRIQQQGKNPQQPIPATAQQQPTNHLHSQPICPPFQPPSEPVHNPTVSYPLPPPPPLPPQFLPVCPNQQYTVPDSLNAQFSHMTLAQQPANDGGPSAPDGRHYPSVYHHHHHPSAVVLQGAPPQQVASYIVTGPSGGHPGLLQGQPIPLPTPTQNHTYPSSTLGPAAFPGPTLNQPLLQQHAYIQQPVQQMSSCYCSSAHHPHCSSTQQQHYRPPVSALPYNCPQSQNLPQQQVHQAVMPNPASSYQTVVGVQPTPNLALSGNQQSNMGNQMQGMMVQYPPMQSYQVSVPQQTYQQPVFVSCQPGQGAVAVAGMQPCYSLLPPNQHTTMSSTVSFLPTPMMEQLQFPQTSSPCVSQQHPGQQYAGLLPPAPSSGMVMLQMTAAPCQQPRAPSPCQRKPLSHKHLGPEQQRNRRPAELPAPPDNTQSSLPSSPALTPSPGQPPSVKGLPSGISHIPVMAHHPQLPTAFCHSGQGEAHYSLLGQPLQYKPSIRPPLIHTAHMVAKHQGPLGVWRGGHGRKAGRKPVSSDLSVGEAVSSQIRDVTHPPEGISCTDSHHLLAEMCKGGESIRRLSDQQPRLCNSTRGAPGGDLASSRPIFAMLPSRHTTPSAAFRPAGPQATFKLRTSTGHKGEPCDSDRTGA encoded by the exons ATGAGAATGTCTGATACCGTCGACACTGAAACAATGAAGGTTTCCGAGACCGCCGACCCAGTGTCGTCTGCAAAAGACACCAAGTCTGAGGTCTCTGACCAGAGCcagagcagcagagatgaaCACGGCGGCAACAATAAAAAAGACATACAG CCTGTGAAGTACTCTAAG TCCAACACCAGGCTAAAGCTCGTGCGGAGCCTGGCAGTGTGTGAAGAGTCGTTTCCTTGCCCTATTCCTGAGCCTTCAGCAGCACCTCAG GACGGATTCCTTCTCCAGCCTTTTGAAAAGGAAGAACGAGCTGCGCAAGTCCAAGCTGAGAAAGATGAAAGCTGCGACAAAGTGGACAAACCAGAGAAAACgcagaaaaaaatgctgtcGAGAG ATTCCAGTCAAGACTATACAGATTCAACTGGCATAGATCTCCATGAGTTCCTGGTCAACAAACTGAAGGGCAACCCCAG GGATCGAATCATGCTGCTGAAGTTGGAACAGGACATCTTGGATTTCATCAGCAATAATGA AAGCCAAAAGAGAAAGTTCCCACCCATGACGCCCTACCACAGGATGCTGTTACACCGAGTGGCTGCCTACTTTGGCATGGACCACAATGTGGACCCCAGTGGGAAGTCAGTGGTGATCAACAAAACCACCAACACTAGAAT ACCCGATCAGAAATTCTCCGAGCACATCAAGGATGACAGGGCGGACGATTTTCAGAAACGCTACATTCTCAAACGAGACAACTCCAGCTTTGATCGTGAAGACAGCACg ATTCGAATGCGTTTGAAAGCTGACAAGAGGAGCAAATCgatggaggagagggaggaggagtaCCAGCGAGCCAGAGAAAGGATATTTGCACATGAT GGAGATCACTTCATACTGGATAGAAC TGCTCAGGATGAAGACGCATGCATGAGCACCCAACAGAGGCGGCAAATGTTCAG GTTACAGGCCGGCCAGTCTGGTGCCAGCCGGCAGAGCAGCTCGGAGACTGAAGCGCTGCCACGGCACGGCGAGCCCCGGCCTTGGAGCAGCACCGACAGCTCGGACAGCTCCAACCGACTTGCCCCGCGGCCCTCCATCACCAAGGCCAGCAGCTTCAGCGGCATTTCCCCCGTCCTCGTCAGAGGAGACAGCACAGCCAGCAGCAAGAGCACCGGGAGGCTCTCGAAAACAG gttcaGAGTCGTGCAGTAGCGTCGGCTCCTCGTCCAGTTCGCTATCCCGTCCCCAGCTCCCTCTCTCAGTTTCAACCTCCTCCCGCTCCAGCGTCCCCAGCGCACCTTTAATTCACCCCGCTGCTGACACCAGAGGGCCCGGACACTCTGAGATGATCAAGAGCATCCCGTCCCAGCCGCCACCAGCTACAGACGCAACAAACTATTACCTGTTGCCGCTAGAAGCCTCAGGGATACCACCTGGCAGCGTTCTGGTCAACCCACACACAG GCAAGCCTTTCATCCATCCCGATGGCAGCACTGTAGTTTATAGCCCAGCCAGCATCGCCCCAGCTGCTGGCAGGATCcagcagcaggggaaaaacCCACAGCAGCCAATTCCTGCCACAGCACAGCAACAGCCAACCAATCACCTTCACTCCCAG CCGATCTGTCCTCCTTTCCAGCCGCCCTCTGAGCCTGTCCACAACCCAACGGTCTcttatcctcttcctcctcctcctcctcttcctcctcagttCCTGCCCGTCTGTCCTAACCAACAATACACTGTG CCTGACTCTCTCAATGCCCAGTTCAGTCACATGACTCTGGCGCAGCAGCCAGCCAATGATGGCGGCCCTTCAGCTCCTGATGGTCGCCACTATCCCTCTgtataccaccaccaccaccacccctctGCTGTGGTGCTGCagggagctcctccacagcaggTTGCTAGCTACATAGTGACAGGGCCATCAGGAGGACACCCGGGGCTGCTGCAGGGTCAGCCCATCCCACTCCCAACCCCGACCCAAAATCACACATATCCCAGCTCCACCCTGGGTCCTGCTGCTTTTCCCGGACCCACCCTGAACCAGCCACTCCTGCAGCAGCACGCCTACATCCAGCAGCCTGTCCAGCAG ATGTCCTCCTGTTACTGCTCTTCAGCCCACCACCCACACTGCTCCAGCACGCAGCAGCAGCACTACCGTCCGCCTGTCAGCGCGCTGCCCTATAACTGCCCACAGAGCCAAAACCTGCCCCAGCAACAAG TGCACCAAGCCGTGATGCCAAACCCAGCGTCCAGCTACCAGACAGTAGTGGGCGTGCAGCCAACACCCAACCTCGCTCTCTCTGGCAACCAGCAAAGCAATATGGGCAACCAGATGCAAGGCATGATGGTCCAGTACCCTCCAATGCAGTCTTATCAG GTTTCTGTTCCACAGCAGACGTAccagcagccagtgtttgtgTCCTGCCAGCCGGGACAGGGAGCAGTGGCTGTAGCTGGCATGCAGCCCTGCTACAGCCTGCTGCCCCCGAACCAGCACACCACCATGAG TTCGACAGTGAGTTTCCTGCCCACCCCGATGATGGAGCagctccagtttcctcagaccTCGTCCCCCTGCGTCTCCCAGCAGCACCCGGGCCAGCAGTACGCAG GGCTGTTACCCCCGGCCCCCAGCAGCGGCATGGTGATGCTGCAAATGACAGCGGCCCCCTGCCAGCAGCCCCGGGCCCCCTCCCCCTGCCAGAGGAAACCGCTCAGCCACAAACACTTGGGCCCCGAGCAACAACGCAACCGCAGGCCCGCCGAGCTCCCCGCGCCTCCGGACAACACCCAG AGCAGCCTGCCCTCGTCTCCGGCACTCACGCCTTCGCCAGGCCAGCCGCCCAGCGTCAAGGGCCTCCCATCAGGCATCTCACACATCCCTGTCatggcccaccacccgcagctCCCTACAGCTTTCTGCCACAGTGGACAAG GTGAAGCGCACTACTCTTTACTGGGCCAACCTTTGCAGTACAAACCCTCCATCAGACCTCCATTGATCCACACTGCACACATGGTGGCCAAACATCAG GGTCCTCTGGGGGTTTGGCGTGGCGGTCACGGGAGGAAGGCCGGCAGAAAACCTGTCTCTTCAGATCTCAGTGTAGGTGAAGCAG tgagcAGTCAGATCCGAGACGTGACACATCCTCCGGAGGGGATCAGCTGTACAGACTCCCACCACCTCCTGGCAGAGATGTGCAAAGGGGGCGAATCGATCCGCCGGCTGTCGGACCAGCAGCCGCGGTTGTGCAACTCAACCCGAGGCGCTCCCGGCGGAGACCTGGCCTCATCACGCCCTATCTTTGCCATGCTCCCCTCCAGACACACCACCCCGAGCGCCGCGTTCCGCCCCGCAGGCCCCCAGGCCACCTTTAAACTCAGAACCAGCACCGGACACAAAGGGGAGCCGTGCGACTCAGACAGGACTGGCGCGTAG